One window of the Runella slithyformis DSM 19594 genome contains the following:
- the mog gene encoding molybdopterin adenylyltransferase, whose amino-acid sequence MLKIGIINVSDRASAGIYEDIPGKAIVSTLNEYLTNEWEPVYRVIPDEQHLISQALVEMSDKEGCCLVVTCGGTGPALRDVTPEATEAVCQKMMPGFGELMRQVSLQYVPTAILSRQTAGIRGKTLIVNLPGKPSAIRQCLDAVFPAIPYCIDLIGGPYLETNEAVMKVFRPKS is encoded by the coding sequence ATGCTAAAAATCGGCATCATCAATGTATCAGACCGCGCCAGTGCGGGCATTTACGAAGACATTCCCGGCAAAGCCATCGTGTCTACACTCAACGAGTATTTAACCAATGAATGGGAACCCGTGTATCGGGTTATTCCTGACGAGCAACATCTTATCAGTCAGGCCCTTGTCGAAATGTCCGACAAAGAAGGCTGTTGTTTGGTGGTTACCTGTGGCGGTACGGGCCCCGCACTCCGCGATGTAACGCCCGAAGCCACCGAAGCCGTCTGTCAGAAAATGATGCCCGGCTTTGGGGAATTGATGCGGCAGGTAAGTTTACAATATGTGCCCACGGCCATTCTATCGCGCCAAACGGCAGGAATTCGGGGCAAGACATTGATCGTTAATTTGCCGGGCAAGCCATCGGCCATACGGCAATGCCTGGATGCGGTGTTTCCGGCGATTCCGTATTGTATAGATCTGATCGGAGGGCCTTATTTGGAAACCAACGAAGCCGTGATGAAAGTGTTTCGGCCGAAAAGCTGA
- a CDS encoding EVE domain-containing protein, producing the protein MNHWLVKSEPFVYSWEDFEKAGRSVWDGVRNYQARNNLKAMQKGDWVFFYHSNEGLAIVGIARVDREAYPDPTTDDPRWVVVELVPIEKLKRPVTLQEIKSDNRLQEIALIRQSRLSVMPIKREEFDLILSFSNDENT; encoded by the coding sequence ATGAATCATTGGTTAGTAAAGTCGGAGCCTTTTGTGTATAGTTGGGAGGATTTTGAAAAAGCGGGAAGAAGCGTATGGGACGGTGTACGAAATTATCAGGCGCGCAATAACCTGAAAGCGATGCAAAAAGGCGATTGGGTGTTTTTTTACCACAGCAACGAAGGACTCGCCATCGTTGGGATAGCACGGGTTGACCGTGAGGCCTATCCCGACCCAACCACCGACGACCCCCGTTGGGTAGTGGTAGAGCTGGTCCCGATTGAGAAGTTAAAACGACCTGTTACATTGCAGGAAATTAAGTCAGATAATAGATTGCAGGAAATAGCGTTAATTAGGCAATCTCGTTTGTCGGTCATGCCGATCAAACGGGAAGAGTTTGACCTAATCTTAAGTTTTAGCAACGATGAAAACACATAA
- a CDS encoding Fur family transcriptional regulator: MNTFAKDTLRLHELRHTGCREDILAILHHRDSALSHGDLENGLQDRYDRVTIYRTLKTFVDKGIIHKVLDEDGLRYALCKEVCHDHDHHHDHVHFKCELCGKTICLDHIHIPPVKLPKGFATKEINLLIQGICPVCSE, from the coding sequence ATGAATACGTTCGCCAAAGATACATTACGTTTGCACGAATTGCGCCATACGGGCTGCCGTGAAGATATTTTAGCTATACTCCACCACCGCGATTCGGCACTTTCACACGGAGATCTGGAAAACGGATTGCAGGACCGCTACGACCGCGTAACGATCTATCGTACCCTTAAAACATTTGTAGATAAAGGCATCATTCATAAGGTATTGGATGAAGACGGCCTACGCTATGCGCTTTGCAAAGAAGTGTGTCATGACCACGATCATCACCACGACCATGTTCATTTTAAATGTGAACTTTGCGGAAAAACAATATGTCTGGACCATATTCATATTCCTCCGGTAAAACTGCCGAAGGGGTTTGCCACCAAAGAAATAAACCTGTTGATTCAGGGCATCTGCCCCGTTTGCAGTGAGTAA
- a CDS encoding DUF5829 family protein, with amino-acid sequence MNPLVVLLNHFYLTLDAPTYGVIAESAFLRTQFAPNEIRTTHRTDRSYTGLYFYGEKTYFEFFDVTTETNRHIGDSAIAFGLEQKGATGSLLELWPDATRLTITRPSENNQVNWFEMLIPSGFSLESPIAVWSMEYMPSFLQEWKKTLGRSWESEGTIARAAVLERYSSLIPSIEKPILKNIIGITVWVDSLIYEAFVQFSHDFGYSMTDTENGFSFTDADGVKYRISLSDGDLHGITEVEFDVNDVPGQRKWSFGNSTLTFNEEKTAVWQFRR; translated from the coding sequence ATGAACCCTTTAGTTGTACTGCTCAATCACTTTTACCTTACATTAGATGCTCCTACCTACGGGGTAATCGCTGAAAGTGCGTTTTTGAGAACACAATTTGCCCCCAATGAAATCCGTACCACCCATCGCACCGACCGCAGTTATACCGGTTTATATTTTTATGGTGAAAAGACCTATTTTGAATTTTTTGACGTAACGACTGAAACCAACCGACACATCGGTGATTCAGCCATTGCCTTTGGTCTGGAACAGAAAGGAGCAACAGGGAGCTTACTTGAGCTATGGCCCGATGCAACACGGCTGACCATTACGCGACCTTCTGAAAATAATCAGGTAAATTGGTTTGAAATGCTGATTCCGTCGGGATTCAGCCTTGAAAGTCCGATTGCGGTTTGGAGTATGGAATACATGCCTAGCTTCCTGCAGGAATGGAAAAAGACGTTAGGCAGGTCATGGGAAAGCGAAGGCACTATCGCTCGTGCTGCCGTTTTGGAACGTTATTCCTCCCTTATTCCTTCCATTGAAAAACCCATTCTCAAAAATATCATTGGGATTACTGTATGGGTTGATTCCCTTATTTATGAAGCATTTGTACAATTTAGCCATGACTTTGGCTATTCAATGACCGATACTGAAAATGGTTTTTCTTTTACCGATGCCGATGGCGTAAAGTATCGCATTTCGTTATCTGACGGGGATTTGCACGGTATTACCGAAGTTGAATTTGACGTAAACGATGTACCCGGTCAACGGAAATGGTCATTCGGAAATTCGACCCTAACCTTTAATGAGGAGAAAACCGCCGTTTGGCAATTCAGAAGGTAA
- a CDS encoding TetR/AcrR family transcriptional regulator, whose product MGIVERRERLRKQVRNDILKTARDIAREEGWQSVSIRKIAEVIEYSPPILYEYFDNKDKLLETIRNEGFAFLHEELLKLKTLYRNPEKLITEFAQIQWRFMLSQMEVFQVMFNMEGGICQSKQAYQIEFAMLNNHPIWESLALIRPRSADAVSKTFYEWWCITYGFLVVTAVTQRRQALPNFEPIFMESVRRFVRGLA is encoded by the coding sequence ATGGGAATCGTTGAACGTCGCGAACGATTGCGGAAGCAAGTCCGTAACGACATCCTGAAAACTGCCCGCGACATCGCTCGTGAAGAAGGCTGGCAGTCTGTCTCCATCCGAAAAATTGCCGAAGTCATTGAATATAGCCCTCCTATTCTATACGAATATTTCGACAATAAAGACAAACTGCTTGAAACCATTCGAAACGAGGGGTTTGCTTTTCTGCACGAAGAGTTACTGAAACTCAAAACCCTTTATCGAAACCCCGAAAAATTGATTACGGAGTTTGCGCAGATTCAATGGCGATTTATGCTGTCGCAAATGGAAGTTTTTCAGGTAATGTTCAACATGGAAGGAGGCATATGCCAGTCCAAACAGGCATATCAAATTGAGTTTGCCATGCTTAACAATCACCCTATTTGGGAATCGCTGGCCCTGATTCGTCCCCGTTCTGCCGATGCCGTTTCCAAAACCTTTTATGAATGGTGGTGCATTACTTATGGCTTTCTGGTGGTCACGGCAGTAACCCAACGACGTCAGGCTCTTCCCAATTTCGAGCCCATTTTTATGGAGTCAGTCAGGCGGTTTGTAAGGGGATTAGCATAA
- a CDS encoding redoxin domain-containing protein, translating into MSLQKGDKAPSFTLYNTEKKQVSLEDFKGKNLIIHFFPAAFTGVCTTQLCTMRDDLGYYTKLGAEVVGISVDSLFTLGKFKEEQKYNFDLLSDFNKEAAQAYGAYYENFVFDMKGVARRAAFVVDSEGIIQYAEVLESAGNLPDFGAIKASLEQL; encoded by the coding sequence ATGTCATTACAAAAAGGAGACAAAGCGCCGTCATTTACACTCTACAATACCGAAAAAAAACAGGTTTCCCTTGAAGATTTTAAAGGTAAAAACCTCATTATCCATTTCTTCCCGGCCGCCTTCACAGGTGTTTGTACAACACAGCTTTGTACGATGCGTGATGATTTGGGATATTACACCAAATTAGGGGCCGAAGTAGTCGGTATCTCTGTCGACTCCCTCTTTACATTGGGGAAATTCAAGGAGGAACAAAAATACAATTTCGATCTGTTATCTGATTTTAACAAAGAAGCAGCCCAAGCATACGGAGCCTATTACGAAAATTTTGTGTTCGATATGAAGGGAGTGGCACGCCGTGCTGCGTTTGTGGTTGACTCTGAAGGGATTATACAATATGCCGAAGTATTGGAAAGCGCAGGTAACCTTCCTGATTTTGGTGCCATTAAAGCTTCCTTAGAGCAATTGTAA
- the epsC gene encoding serine O-acetyltransferase EpsC has product MTLTEQELTLSFLTRLTQQNATYRHKLPSRNSVGKFVEEIMCFLFPVTQDCERSSTDISEAYRRLQTRLICLLEPLGKNLETDKEIVMERFLAQLPDIYENLILDAQAISDNDPASVGIEEVIAVYPGFYAIAVYRLAHALVDLNVPLLPRMLTEHAHGLTGIDIHPKANIGRSFFIDHGTGVVIGETTDIGNNVKVYQGVTLGALSVSKSLAETKRHPTIEDNVVIYANATILGGKTVIGNDSIIGGNAWLTASVPPYSQVYHQSELKIRQTSL; this is encoded by the coding sequence ATGACATTAACTGAACAAGAACTTACACTTTCTTTTTTAACGCGTCTTACCCAACAAAACGCCACCTATCGGCATAAACTTCCCTCGCGCAACAGCGTTGGAAAATTTGTGGAAGAGATTATGTGTTTTCTGTTTCCAGTCACCCAGGATTGTGAGCGCTCATCGACGGATATTTCGGAGGCATATCGGCGCCTTCAAACCCGTTTAATCTGCCTGCTGGAGCCATTGGGCAAAAACCTTGAGACAGATAAAGAAATCGTCATGGAACGATTTCTGGCTCAGCTGCCCGACATTTACGAGAACCTTATTCTGGATGCCCAGGCGATTTCCGACAACGATCCTGCTTCAGTGGGCATAGAAGAGGTGATTGCGGTATATCCGGGCTTCTACGCCATTGCCGTTTATCGGTTGGCACACGCTCTGGTCGACCTGAATGTACCCTTGTTGCCCCGTATGCTTACCGAACATGCCCATGGATTAACCGGCATTGATATCCATCCTAAAGCAAATATCGGTAGATCCTTCTTTATTGATCACGGTACCGGTGTTGTTATCGGTGAAACCACCGATATCGGCAATAACGTTAAAGTCTATCAGGGGGTTACGTTGGGAGCCCTGAGTGTGTCAAAATCATTGGCTGAAACCAAGCGTCATCCAACCATTGAAGACAACGTGGTCATTTATGCCAATGCGACCATTTTGGGTGGCAAAACGGTTATCGGTAATGATTCGATCATCGGCGGTAATGCGTGGCTGACGGCAAGTGTCCCGCCGTATTCGCAGGTTTATCACCAGAGCGAACTGAAGATACGCCAAACTTCTTTGTAG
- a CDS encoding FAD:protein FMN transferase, protein MMKLQFRNPVPSFRCRLALIFSISFFYIPAPVNAQQRYAYFRNAMGSEFNLVFYAPNDSIAKAASDSVFKRIDYLNTILSDYLDGSETNRLSATAGSGKAFAASEILFDILQKSLYYSKQSNGTFDVTVGPMVQLWRRALRRNFFPDSLQILEVKQAVGYKKVRLRAKNRAVILTQKGMRIDFGGIGKGYAADDALRVLRAFNITCAFLDAGGDLTIGDAPPQKEGWEIEVSSGGKDSTSKRVLILSHCGVATSGNTYRFLEHKGVRYSHIVDPRTGLGLVTHTRTTVIAPNGTAADALATAFSVSGIEEGKRLAKKIKKSRVWLLEQNGREWKSPNFH, encoded by the coding sequence ATGATGAAATTACAGTTCAGAAATCCTGTCCCCTCTTTTCGCTGTCGACTTGCCCTTATTTTTAGTATTTCATTTTTCTATATTCCTGCCCCTGTCAATGCACAACAGCGCTACGCCTATTTCAGAAATGCGATGGGTTCGGAGTTTAATCTTGTGTTTTATGCACCGAATGACTCGATTGCCAAAGCTGCGTCGGACAGTGTATTTAAGCGCATTGACTATTTAAATACTATTTTAAGTGACTACCTGGATGGCAGTGAAACCAACCGACTTTCGGCTACTGCGGGCTCGGGAAAAGCATTTGCGGCAAGTGAAATACTGTTTGATATCCTCCAAAAGTCCCTGTATTACAGCAAGCAATCCAACGGAACATTTGACGTTACGGTGGGGCCCATGGTGCAACTGTGGCGGCGCGCCTTACGTCGCAATTTCTTCCCGGACAGTCTCCAAATCCTGGAGGTAAAACAGGCCGTCGGGTATAAAAAGGTGCGCCTCCGTGCCAAAAACAGGGCTGTAATACTTACGCAAAAAGGGATGCGGATCGACTTTGGCGGCATTGGCAAAGGCTATGCAGCAGATGATGCGCTGCGTGTATTAAGGGCATTTAACATCACTTGTGCCTTTTTGGATGCCGGCGGCGATCTGACCATCGGTGATGCCCCGCCTCAAAAGGAGGGTTGGGAAATAGAAGTAAGTTCGGGAGGAAAAGATTCAACGTCAAAAAGAGTATTGATTCTTTCCCATTGCGGGGTCGCAACCTCCGGCAATACCTATCGTTTTTTGGAGCATAAAGGTGTTCGCTATTCCCATATTGTAGACCCTCGCACGGGGCTGGGTCTGGTTACCCATACACGTACGACGGTTATTGCGCCCAACGGTACTGCTGCGGATGCCTTGGCCACGGCATTCAGTGTATCAGGGATTGAGGAAGGCAAGAGGTTGGCAAAAAAAATAAAAAAGAGTCGCGTTTGGCTGCTTGAACAAAATGGACGTGAATGGAAAAGCCCGAATTTCCATTAA
- a CDS encoding AGE family epimerase/isomerase codes for MTSEKIASLRQEIETYLNTGLLPFWITRTVDKENGGFLTHFDQFGNDSGEDEKSLIAQSRSVFTYSSAHRAGYGGGVLAEMARHGVDYLINNMWDNEHGGFYWMTNRKGEVTIDQKIVYGLSFCIYSLSEYTLATGDPRGREYAEKTFDLLQKYAVDTHYGGYFEMFNRDWTLKGPGAAGGDRKTLDVHMHLMEAYTTLYECTGQEIHRRKLLETIELLVNKVMHPEYGTGIPQFWADWSVAPQIKFDIVWGWDRFNPDGLKSAAEDNTSYGHNSEFAWLLMHALDILGLPYDTYREQITKSYTHAVENGVDWEFGGVYVEGSHAGQVYDKEKEFWQQAEMLIGMLDAYRFLKDEKYLQAYENIHRFVFDKMINHSLGEWWPLMTREGVPIWKHMSHSWKINYHDVRSMIQSIVRLDKIAKGV; via the coding sequence ATGACTTCTGAAAAAATTGCATCTCTCCGTCAGGAGATTGAGACCTATCTCAACACCGGTCTGTTACCCTTTTGGATTACCCGTACTGTCGACAAAGAAAATGGCGGTTTTCTTACTCATTTCGACCAATTCGGGAATGATTCGGGCGAAGATGAAAAGTCACTGATCGCTCAATCGCGTTCTGTATTTACCTATTCTTCCGCGCACCGTGCCGGCTATGGAGGTGGTGTATTGGCTGAAATGGCCCGTCATGGAGTGGATTATCTGATCAATAACATGTGGGATAATGAGCACGGCGGGTTTTACTGGATGACCAACCGTAAAGGAGAAGTGACCATCGATCAGAAAATCGTGTACGGACTCAGTTTCTGTATCTATTCACTGAGTGAATATACCCTTGCTACGGGCGACCCACGCGGCCGGGAATACGCCGAAAAAACCTTTGATTTATTGCAAAAATACGCTGTTGATACGCATTATGGCGGCTATTTTGAAATGTTTAACCGTGATTGGACCCTCAAAGGTCCCGGTGCCGCCGGTGGTGACCGCAAGACCCTCGACGTACACATGCACCTCATGGAAGCCTATACAACGTTGTATGAATGTACGGGGCAGGAAATTCATCGTCGTAAGTTGCTGGAAACCATTGAATTGCTCGTCAATAAGGTGATGCACCCGGAGTACGGGACGGGGATCCCGCAATTTTGGGCCGATTGGAGTGTCGCTCCTCAGATCAAATTTGACATCGTTTGGGGGTGGGATCGCTTCAATCCCGATGGTCTTAAGTCAGCGGCAGAAGATAACACCAGCTACGGACACAACTCCGAATTTGCCTGGCTTCTGATGCACGCGTTGGATATACTGGGCTTGCCGTACGACACGTACCGCGAGCAAATCACTAAATCGTATACGCATGCGGTGGAGAATGGCGTTGATTGGGAATTCGGCGGGGTGTACGTGGAAGGCTCGCACGCCGGACAGGTATACGACAAAGAAAAGGAGTTTTGGCAGCAGGCCGAAATGCTTATCGGAATGTTGGATGCGTACCGCTTTTTGAAAGATGAAAAATACCTGCAAGCCTACGAAAACATTCATCGTTTTGTGTTTGACAAAATGATCAATCATTCCTTAGGCGAATGGTGGCCGCTCATGACGCGCGAAGGCGTGCCCATCTGGAAGCACATGAGCCATTCCTGGAAAATCAATTACCACGATGTACGCTCAATGATACAGTCCATTGTGCGACTGGATAAGATTGCAAAAGGGGTGTAG
- a CDS encoding cold-shock protein, whose translation MNTGTVKFFNETKGFGFIVDSNTGEEIFVHVSGLIDNVREGDVVTFEPAQGKKGLNATKVKRA comes from the coding sequence ATGAACACAGGAACAGTAAAGTTCTTCAATGAGACCAAAGGATTCGGTTTTATCGTAGACAGTAACACAGGCGAAGAAATTTTTGTACACGTATCAGGTCTTATTGACAACGTACGTGAAGGTGACGTAGTTACTTTCGAGCCCGCACAAGGCAAGAAAGGCTTGAATGCTACGAAAGTGAAACGTGCGTAA
- a CDS encoding ROK family protein, which translates to MQTIWGIDLGGTKIEGVVLSSPSPEAVIVRKRIDTEAHKGYRHIAGRIVGLIRELETEIGVRASSVGIGTPGTVEPSTGLMKNCNTACLNDRPLQGDLSEALGIPVFIANDANCFALAEATMGIVPEVVPEYQCVFGVIMGTGVGGGVVIKGKDGQPFVLNGTQGIGGEWGHNELEPNGYDCYCGKKGCVEQVLSGPALQRYYAQISGQELKMKEIVARHYAGTDPFASQTVERMLEYFGKSVSVLMNILDPDAIVLGGGVGNIDLLYTEGVERAKKYIFNSGRVETKILRPKLGDSAGVFGAAMLSI; encoded by the coding sequence ATGCAAACCATTTGGGGAATTGACCTCGGCGGAACAAAGATCGAAGGAGTAGTATTATCTTCACCCTCGCCTGAGGCGGTTATTGTCCGTAAAAGAATTGATACAGAAGCTCATAAAGGCTATCGGCACATTGCAGGCCGAATCGTAGGGCTCATTCGCGAGCTGGAAACAGAAATCGGAGTGAGAGCCTCAAGTGTAGGAATCGGCACCCCCGGTACAGTTGAACCTTCTACGGGGCTGATGAAAAATTGCAATACCGCCTGTCTGAATGATAGGCCGCTTCAGGGGGATCTGTCGGAAGCATTGGGCATTCCCGTTTTTATTGCCAATGATGCCAATTGTTTTGCTTTAGCCGAAGCCACAATGGGAATCGTGCCGGAGGTGGTGCCGGAGTATCAATGTGTATTTGGAGTTATTATGGGTACAGGCGTAGGCGGGGGGGTGGTCATTAAAGGAAAGGACGGCCAACCTTTTGTGCTCAATGGAACTCAGGGAATAGGAGGAGAATGGGGGCATAATGAACTGGAACCGAATGGGTATGATTGTTACTGCGGTAAAAAAGGCTGCGTAGAACAAGTCCTTTCAGGTCCGGCCTTACAACGATATTATGCTCAGATCAGCGGACAGGAATTGAAAATGAAAGAAATCGTGGCAAGGCATTATGCCGGAACAGATCCTTTTGCTTCTCAAACTGTTGAACGCATGTTGGAATACTTTGGCAAATCAGTATCGGTTCTGATGAATATCCTGGACCCCGACGCTATTGTTTTGGGAGGAGGAGTTGGGAATATAGACCTCCTTTATACCGAAGGAGTAGAGCGGGCCAAAAAATACATATTCAACAGCGGTCGGGTAGAAACAAAAATTCTTCGACCGAAGTTAGGAGACAGTGCAGGAGTGTTCGGTGCGGCAATGTTGTCGATATAA